One window of the Onychostoma macrolepis isolate SWU-2019 chromosome 21, ASM1243209v1, whole genome shotgun sequence genome contains the following:
- the LOC131529318 gene encoding gastrula zinc finger protein XlCGF57.1-like isoform X1 encodes MREEDTEEKTDSMGLKEDKQHQFEKPQHFKKEDGNAVISQTEQNFTQKQAGKTGANGSFTCTQCGKSFSEKSKFKRHMTVHTGEKPYTCTQCGKGFSQKSNRNRHMRSHTREKPYTCIQSGKGFFVKEDLNVHMIIHTGESPFTCILCGKSFSEKSKFKRHMTVHTGEKPYTCTQCGKGFSQKSNRNRHMRSHTGEKPYTCPQSGKGFFVKEELNVHMSVQQTDSMGLKEDKQHQFEKPHHFKNEDGNAVISQTEQDFTQKQAGKTGAKGSFTCTQCGKSFGRKSDFNVHMRSHTGEKPYTCTQCGKSFSQKSNRNRHMRSHTGEKPYTCTQCEKGFFFKEELNVHMRIHTGERPFTCTLCGKCFGKKSDFNGHMRYHTGEKPYTCTQCGKSFCQKSNRNRHMRVHTREKHYTCTQCEKGFFVKEELNVHMKIHTGESPFTCTLCGKSFGQKSKFKRHMRYHTGERPYTCTQCGKGFFVKGELNVHMRIHTGERPFTCTHCGMSFKSKVVLKKHQLSHSGVRSFSCDQCDKTFVFASYLKKHLKLHAGVKRHFCTFCGKSFTQPYSLQVHQSIHTGVRPYVCSDCGKTFLTSSDIKKHQRIHTGEKPYKCSHCGKSFADSSTLKTHERIHTGEKPYQCSSCGKDFTRSFTLIKHKKKHCPQLS; translated from the exons ATGAGAGAGGAAGATACAGAGGAAAAAACAG ATTCGATGGGACTGAAGGAAGACAAGCAGCATCAGTTTGAAAAACctcaacattttaaaaaggaagATGGAAATGCAGTCATTTCACAGACTGAACAGAATTTCACACAAAAACAAGCTGGAAAAACTGGAGCCAATGGATCTTTCACATGCactcagtgtgggaagagtttcagtGAGAAATCAAAGTTTAAAAGACACATGAccgttcacactggagagaagccttatacatgcactcagtgtggaaagggtttcagtcagaaatcaaaCCGTAACAGACACATGAGATCTCACACTAGAGAGAAGCCTTATACTTGcattcagtctggaaagggtttcTTCGTCAAAGAAGACCTAAATGTGCACATGAtaattcatactggagagagtCCCTTCACATGCAttctgtgtggaaagagtttcagtgaGAAATCAAAGTTTAAAAGACACATGacagttcacactggagagaagccttatacatgcactcagtgtggaaagggtttcagtcagaaatcaaaCCGTAACAGACACATGAGAtctcacactggagagaagccttataCTTGCCCTCAGTCTGGGAAGGGCTTCTTCGTCAAAGAAGAACTAAATGTGCACATGAGTGTtcaacaaacag ATTCGATGGGACTGAAGGAAGACAAGCAGCATCAGTTTGAAAAACctcatcattttaaaaatgaagatggaAATGCAGTCATTTCACAGACTGAACAGGATTTCACACAAAAACAAGCTGGAAAAACTGGAGCCAAAGGATCCTTCACATGCactcagtgtgggaagagtttcggTCGGAAATCAGATTTTAATGTTCACATGAGAtctcacactggagagaagccttatacatgcactcagtgtggaaagagtttcagtcagaaatcaaaCCGTAACAGACACATGAGAtctcacactggagagaagccttataCTTGCACTCAGTGTGAAAAGGGTTTCTTTTTCAAAGAAGAACTAAATGTGCACATGAGAATTCATACTGGAGAAAGACCGTTCACATGCACTCTGTGTGGAAAGTGTTTTGGTAAGAAATCAGATTTTAATGGACACATGAGAtatcacactggagagaagccttatacatgtactcagtgtggaaagagtttctgtCAGAAATCAAACCGTAACAgacacatgagagttcacactagAGAGAAGCATTATACATGCACTCAGTGTGAAAAGGGTTTCTTTGTCAAAGAAGAACTAAATGTGCACATGAAAATTCATACTGGAGAAAGTCCGTTCACATGCActctgtgtggaaagagtttcggTCAGAAATCAAAGTTTAAGAGACACATGAGATATCACACTGGAGAGCGGCCTTATacatgcactcagtgtggaaagggtTTCTTTGTGAAAGGAGAACTTAATGtgcacatgagaattcacacggGAGAAAGACCGTTCACATGCACTCATTGTGGAATGAGTTTTAAGTCCAAAGTTGTCCTGAAAAAACATCAGCTCTCTCACTCCGGAGTGAGATCAttcagctgtgatcagtgtgatAAAACGTTTGTTTTCGCATCATacttaaaaaaacatcttaaactTCATGCTGGTGTGAAGCGTCACTTTTGCACTttttgtggaaagagttttacacaaCCGTACAGTTTACAAGTTCATCAGAGTATTCATACTGGTGTGAGACCTTATGTGTGCTCTGACTGTGGCAAGACCTTTCTTACATCTAGTGACATAAAAAAACaccagaggattcacactggagagaaaccgtacaaGTGCTCACACTGTGGAAAGAGCTTCGCTGATTCATCAACcttgaaaacacatgagagaaTTCATACTGGAGAAAAGCCATACCAGTGCTCTTCATGTGGGAAGGATTTCACCCGCTCATTTACTCTAATAAAACATAAGAAAAAGCATTGCCCACAGTTGTCTTAG
- the LOC131529318 gene encoding gastrula zinc finger protein XlCGF57.1-like isoform X2: protein MGLKEDKQHQFEKPQHFKKEDGNAVISQTEQNFTQKQAGKTGANGSFTCTQCGKSFSEKSKFKRHMTVHTGEKPYTCTQCGKGFSQKSNRNRHMRSHTREKPYTCIQSGKGFFVKEDLNVHMIIHTGESPFTCILCGKSFSEKSKFKRHMTVHTGEKPYTCTQCGKGFSQKSNRNRHMRSHTGEKPYTCPQSGKGFFVKEELNVHMSVQQTDSMGLKEDKQHQFEKPHHFKNEDGNAVISQTEQDFTQKQAGKTGAKGSFTCTQCGKSFGRKSDFNVHMRSHTGEKPYTCTQCGKSFSQKSNRNRHMRSHTGEKPYTCTQCEKGFFFKEELNVHMRIHTGERPFTCTLCGKCFGKKSDFNGHMRYHTGEKPYTCTQCGKSFCQKSNRNRHMRVHTREKHYTCTQCEKGFFVKEELNVHMKIHTGESPFTCTLCGKSFGQKSKFKRHMRYHTGERPYTCTQCGKGFFVKGELNVHMRIHTGERPFTCTHCGMSFKSKVVLKKHQLSHSGVRSFSCDQCDKTFVFASYLKKHLKLHAGVKRHFCTFCGKSFTQPYSLQVHQSIHTGVRPYVCSDCGKTFLTSSDIKKHQRIHTGEKPYKCSHCGKSFADSSTLKTHERIHTGEKPYQCSSCGKDFTRSFTLIKHKKKHCPQLS, encoded by the exons ATGGGACTGAAGGAAGACAAGCAGCATCAGTTTGAAAAACctcaacattttaaaaaggaagATGGAAATGCAGTCATTTCACAGACTGAACAGAATTTCACACAAAAACAAGCTGGAAAAACTGGAGCCAATGGATCTTTCACATGCactcagtgtgggaagagtttcagtGAGAAATCAAAGTTTAAAAGACACATGAccgttcacactggagagaagccttatacatgcactcagtgtggaaagggtttcagtcagaaatcaaaCCGTAACAGACACATGAGATCTCACACTAGAGAGAAGCCTTATACTTGcattcagtctggaaagggtttcTTCGTCAAAGAAGACCTAAATGTGCACATGAtaattcatactggagagagtCCCTTCACATGCAttctgtgtggaaagagtttcagtgaGAAATCAAAGTTTAAAAGACACATGacagttcacactggagagaagccttatacatgcactcagtgtggaaagggtttcagtcagaaatcaaaCCGTAACAGACACATGAGAtctcacactggagagaagccttataCTTGCCCTCAGTCTGGGAAGGGCTTCTTCGTCAAAGAAGAACTAAATGTGCACATGAGTGTtcaacaaacag ATTCGATGGGACTGAAGGAAGACAAGCAGCATCAGTTTGAAAAACctcatcattttaaaaatgaagatggaAATGCAGTCATTTCACAGACTGAACAGGATTTCACACAAAAACAAGCTGGAAAAACTGGAGCCAAAGGATCCTTCACATGCactcagtgtgggaagagtttcggTCGGAAATCAGATTTTAATGTTCACATGAGAtctcacactggagagaagccttatacatgcactcagtgtggaaagagtttcagtcagaaatcaaaCCGTAACAGACACATGAGAtctcacactggagagaagccttataCTTGCACTCAGTGTGAAAAGGGTTTCTTTTTCAAAGAAGAACTAAATGTGCACATGAGAATTCATACTGGAGAAAGACCGTTCACATGCACTCTGTGTGGAAAGTGTTTTGGTAAGAAATCAGATTTTAATGGACACATGAGAtatcacactggagagaagccttatacatgtactcagtgtggaaagagtttctgtCAGAAATCAAACCGTAACAgacacatgagagttcacactagAGAGAAGCATTATACATGCACTCAGTGTGAAAAGGGTTTCTTTGTCAAAGAAGAACTAAATGTGCACATGAAAATTCATACTGGAGAAAGTCCGTTCACATGCActctgtgtggaaagagtttcggTCAGAAATCAAAGTTTAAGAGACACATGAGATATCACACTGGAGAGCGGCCTTATacatgcactcagtgtggaaagggtTTCTTTGTGAAAGGAGAACTTAATGtgcacatgagaattcacacggGAGAAAGACCGTTCACATGCACTCATTGTGGAATGAGTTTTAAGTCCAAAGTTGTCCTGAAAAAACATCAGCTCTCTCACTCCGGAGTGAGATCAttcagctgtgatcagtgtgatAAAACGTTTGTTTTCGCATCATacttaaaaaaacatcttaaactTCATGCTGGTGTGAAGCGTCACTTTTGCACTttttgtggaaagagttttacacaaCCGTACAGTTTACAAGTTCATCAGAGTATTCATACTGGTGTGAGACCTTATGTGTGCTCTGACTGTGGCAAGACCTTTCTTACATCTAGTGACATAAAAAAACaccagaggattcacactggagagaaaccgtacaaGTGCTCACACTGTGGAAAGAGCTTCGCTGATTCATCAACcttgaaaacacatgagagaaTTCATACTGGAGAAAAGCCATACCAGTGCTCTTCATGTGGGAAGGATTTCACCCGCTCATTTACTCTAATAAAACATAAGAAAAAGCATTGCCCACAGTTGTCTTAG